A segment of the Ruegeria sp. AD91A genome:
GGCGTCCATCGGCTCGCCTGTCTCGGGTGGTACTGGCACAAGCTGGGCCGCGATTTCCCCCGGCGCGGTCTGCGCCCGCACGGGACGTTCAGCAAGTGTCTTGTGATAATCCGCCGCCCATTTCGAGATGTGCTGACCCCAATACGAAAACGTGTCCCAGTTCATCTACTGACTTTCCTTTGTGACGGGATCACCGCCGAATCCTCGTGTTCCGTTGCTTGCGTCACACCGAAAAGCTGACATTTGCCTGACCGGTGCCAGAGCTGCCGAAATACGGGGTGTAAATGTCAATTTCACCCTTGTAGCTTCCCCAACCCAACGCACCAAACAGCAAAGCGGTGTCATTCATGGCGCATTCGCCAGTGCATTTCGTTGCATAGTCCGGCAGCATTTCAAGGAACTCTTCAAACTTGCCCTGCTGCCACAACTCCAGAACGCGCATGTCCATCTGGCGGTTGAACTCGCCATTCACTGCATTCAACCCGTCGACCGAGCGTTCATTCGGAGTGAAGTCGTGGCTGAGCGAGCCGGACGCCAGAATGGAAACATTGCGGTCCGAACGTCGGATGCCTTCGGCAATGGCCTCGCCCCAGGCCCGGTTTTCTGCAATCGACGAGAATTGATTGACTGCCACCGGCAATACCCGGGCATTCACACCGTCGTTGATGAAATGCATCGGCAGCAGGGTGCCGTATTCCATGCCCATGTCGGGGTGCGAATGGCCCAGCGCCCGCTCTCCCCGTTCGCGCAGAACGTCTAGGATGGTTTCCCCAAGTTCATGATCGCCGCGATAATCGAACTCCATATCCGCCAACATATGCGGCAGTTCGTGACTGATGAATCGACCCTTGTGACGTTCTTTCGTATTCAGGTGAAACCCTTGATTGGTGATCCAATGGGTGTCGAACACAATAAACGTCTCGACCCCGCGATCTATCGCGTCCTGACGCAGGCGTTCATACCCATCAATGGCAGATTGCCGGATGCCTTTGTATTTTGGCATCGTGTGGGACATCCAGATGCTGGGTACATGCGTAATCTTTGCGGCCTGTACTATCTTTCCCATGGCAATTCCTCCTCGTGAAATGGGCTTGCCCCAGCCGGGGTCGGCCTATGAGATCTACTTACCCAACTGCATGATCTTGTGCTGACCGGTGGCAAAGCCAATGTGTTTCTGTTCCATATAGAATTCAAAGCTCCAGTCGCCGCCATCCCGGCCGATGCCGGACGCCTTGACCCCTCCGAACGGCGTTGGCAAGTGACGTACGTTCTCCGAATTCACCCAGATCATTCCAGCCTCCAGCCTGTCTGTAAACCGAAGCGCGCGGGTCAGATCATTGGTCCAGACATAGCCGGTCAGGCCATAAGGTGTGTCGTTGGCGATCTCCAGCGCCTCGTCCTCGGTCGAGAACGGGATCGAGGTCAGGACAGGGCCAAATATCTCTTCCCGTGCGATGCGCATTTGGTTGGTGGCATTGGTGAACAGGGTCGGCCGGACAAAATAGCCCGCATCCCCCACCGTGACGCCGCCAGCGGCGACAGTTGCGCCATCTTCCTTGGCGACGTCGAAATAGCTCGTAACCTTGTTGTAGTGTTCTTCAGTCACCAACGGCCCAATCTCGGTCTCCGGGTCCAAGGGGTGGCCCACCTTGATGCTGTTGACGCGTTCAATCAGTCTGGCTTCGAATTCTTCCTTGATCGTGTCCTGCACCAGAAGTCGCGAAGACGAGGTGCAGCGTTCGCCATTGATCGAATAGATCATAAAGATCACGGCATCCAACGCGCGGTCCAGATCTGCATCGTCAAACACGACAACGGGGTTTTTTCCGCCCAATTCCAAATGGTTGCGCTTATGGGTGTCTGCGCCTTGCTTGACGATCAGACTGCCGGTACGACTTTCGCCCACAAAAGCAATGGCCTTGATCAGTTCATGCTCGCACAAAACCTTGCCAGCGTCGGGGCCAAATCCGTTGACCGTGTTCAGCACACCTTTGGGCAGCCCTGCCTGTTCGGCGATTTCCACCAGCAGGCGAGCCGTCAGAGGGGAATCCTCGGCGGGTTTGTGAACCACCGTGCAACCCGCAGCCAACGCAGGCGCGATCTTCCAGGTCGACAGCATGAACGGCGTGTTCCACGGGGTGATCACGCCAACCGGGCCAATTGGCACACGGGTCGTAACATTCATCAGTGTCGGAGACTTCAGGTGCTGCCCGTCCCGTGCCTGAATCACCTGATCCGCGAAATACCGGAAGTTCTCTGCGCCCCGCAACGCTGCCTTTGACATGAAGCGCAGAGTCTGCCCTGTGTCCCAGCACTCGCACAGTGCTATTTCCTCGGCGCGGGCTTCAATGCCATCAGCCACATTCAACAAAATGCGACGGCGTTCGGTGGCGGGAATGTCTCGCCACTCTGCAAAGGCTGCATGAGCGGCCTTGGCTGCCGCGTCAATATCATCACCCGTGCCATGGGCAACATCACAGATCACGGATTTATCGACGGGCGAGACAGACTGAAACACTCCGGCAGATCCGTCCCGATCTTCACCCGCTATACGGTTGCGGATGCCAGTTTCCCGGAACCGGTCCAGAAAGCCGTTCAGCTTTTCGATGTTTGTGTCCAATGCACTCATGCGTCAGGTCTCCTGCGTGGTCGCGTCCAAGTGGTCGCGGATCGTACCAGCCTTGGGCGACAGCTTGGGGTCGATGTCACGCATCTCAAGCGAGAGCGCGATGGAATGCTGTGAAAAAACCGGCGCCAGATATGCTTTGACCGCCTCAAAAATGCGCTGGGTGGCGTCGTGTTTGACATCAGCGGGCCGGCCTGCCCGCAGGCGGATCGAGATATCAATAAGCCCATGCGCCGGGTTGCCGTCCGCTATGGCGTAATGATCGACCCGCGTCGCGCGCACACGAATGCCCGGCATCGGAAAGGTCTCAATCTCAGCAGCCGTTGCCCGAATGCATTCGCATAGGCCATCCATGTCGATCCTGTCTTCCAGATTACCGGAGTATTCGACGTGGAAGTGGGGCATGGTTTCTCCTCTATTAGTTAACATGTTTAGTATTTAATGCATTCCCTGTCAAGAGATTGCTTTGTTAATCTTTGCAATTTCCGAGATGACATTCTAGAAGGCCGCATGAACACTCAAAGCCATTCCAAAAGCACCGCCCGGTCCCTTCCGATCGCGCTGCTGCGAGCCCGCGAAACCGTCATGGCTCCGATCCGGGACATGCTGCAAGGCATCCAACTGACCGAGCAGAAATGGCGCATCCTGCGTGTTTTGGACGAGCTGGGCGAAGTGGAACAAAGCACCATCGCGCATGAGGCATGCCTGCTGCTACCCAGCGTGACCCGCATTTTGCGCACGATGGAGGCCGATGGCCAGATCACCCGCCGTCAGGATAGCGACGACAAGCGCCGCACCATGGTCAAGATCACGGATTCAGGCCGCTCTATCCTCAAGGAGAACCTGGCCACATCACTCGCCATCTCCAGTAATATCGAAGCGCAGATGGGCACCGAGAAGCTGGATCAACTGCTGGACCTGCTCGAGGAATTGCAGGCCATCAAAGCCTGACCCCGCCCCAACAGGACGGGGTCGTTTGAATACTTACAGGGTCCCCAATCCAGCGTCCAAAGCCGATAGAATTTTAGTCACATCTTCCGAAGTGACGATCAGCGGCGGCGACAGAATGATGTTGTTGCCTGATACGCGGACCATCACGCCGTCTTCATATGCAGCTTTCTGAACCTGTAGCGGCAGGTGTTTTGCGATAGGTGCCTTGGTCGCCCGATCCGAGACCAGTTCCAATGCACACATCAGGCCCTCACCGCCCCGCACGTCCCCGATCGCGTCATGCTT
Coding sequences within it:
- the hpaD gene encoding 3,4-dihydroxyphenylacetate 2,3-dioxygenase: MGKIVQAAKITHVPSIWMSHTMPKYKGIRQSAIDGYERLRQDAIDRGVETFIVFDTHWITNQGFHLNTKERHKGRFISHELPHMLADMEFDYRGDHELGETILDVLRERGERALGHSHPDMGMEYGTLLPMHFINDGVNARVLPVAVNQFSSIAENRAWGEAIAEGIRRSDRNVSILASGSLSHDFTPNERSVDGLNAVNGEFNRQMDMRVLELWQQGKFEEFLEMLPDYATKCTGECAMNDTALLFGALGWGSYKGEIDIYTPYFGSSGTGQANVSFSV
- the hpaE gene encoding 5-carboxymethyl-2-hydroxymuconate semialdehyde dehydrogenase, with the protein product MSALDTNIEKLNGFLDRFRETGIRNRIAGEDRDGSAGVFQSVSPVDKSVICDVAHGTGDDIDAAAKAAHAAFAEWRDIPATERRRILLNVADGIEARAEEIALCECWDTGQTLRFMSKAALRGAENFRYFADQVIQARDGQHLKSPTLMNVTTRVPIGPVGVITPWNTPFMLSTWKIAPALAAGCTVVHKPAEDSPLTARLLVEIAEQAGLPKGVLNTVNGFGPDAGKVLCEHELIKAIAFVGESRTGSLIVKQGADTHKRNHLELGGKNPVVVFDDADLDRALDAVIFMIYSINGERCTSSSRLLVQDTIKEEFEARLIERVNSIKVGHPLDPETEIGPLVTEEHYNKVTSYFDVAKEDGATVAAGGVTVGDAGYFVRPTLFTNATNQMRIAREEIFGPVLTSIPFSTEDEALEIANDTPYGLTGYVWTNDLTRALRFTDRLEAGMIWVNSENVRHLPTPFGGVKASGIGRDGGDWSFEFYMEQKHIGFATGQHKIMQLGK
- a CDS encoding 5-carboxymethyl-2-hydroxymuconate Delta-isomerase, producing MPHFHVEYSGNLEDRIDMDGLCECIRATAAEIETFPMPGIRVRATRVDHYAIADGNPAHGLIDISIRLRAGRPADVKHDATQRIFEAVKAYLAPVFSQHSIALSLEMRDIDPKLSPKAGTIRDHLDATTQET
- the hpaR gene encoding homoprotocatechuate degradation operon regulator HpaR translates to MNTQSHSKSTARSLPIALLRARETVMAPIRDMLQGIQLTEQKWRILRVLDELGEVEQSTIAHEACLLLPSVTRILRTMEADGQITRRQDSDDKRRTMVKITDSGRSILKENLATSLAISSNIEAQMGTEKLDQLLDLLEELQAIKA